The following are from one region of the Thermoflexus hugenholtzii JAD2 genome:
- the priA gene encoding replication restart helicase PriA, protein MSLEIAVLAAGAAYAGGVFLYEEPEGLNGHLRPGHLVLVPFGRGERPEPGVVWRRLAGKPSEGRGPDEEERGVRPRRRVIRLLDEEPVLDPMRLEWAAWLSRTYLAPLSECLRLMIPAGLIPRREPVYERCAPEGARGGLEHAVAVSFAEQVLLAALAEGPLAHSEVHAILRDFPLAERQRALRRLLERGWIRRSWRIREGRPPTLRMIRLKEEGILQALREGGIRLGRRGEIVARRRRLLERLQEAGRPLPADWLQAETGCTPADLRQLTRWGIIEPVERPIWEAADPYPVPEEPPPLTSDQALAWRAIERALKVGRFHAFLLHGITGSGKTELYLQAVAETLRRGKGALILVPELALTPQTARRFEARFPGQVAVWTGGMSPAQERAIWERIRRRQARVVVGTRSALFVPVPDLGLIVIDEAHDPSYKQDLRPEIPYRIPAYHAVDAAMALARALEAVVILGTATPSIELRYQAEHGLLEELRLPRRFLGYRPRLAAQARHFGASLEGFVETEAEALTSGLPPVEVVDMRQELKAGNTGIFSRALERALDQVLRRGQQAILFLNRRGAAPFVFCRDCGHLMRCSQCDLPLAEHLHPTRWVCHHCGAVEPPVARCPHCGSRRLKGMGIGTQAVEEAVRRRWPAARVLRWDLDTAPTRAAHALIWRRFADGEADVLIGTQVLTKGLDLPLVTLVGVILADVGLGLPDFRAAERTFQLLIQVAGRAGRGLFGGRVIFQTYRPDHPAVAAAARYDLDGFYRGEVAFRKAHGYPPFARLVRLLYWHAEAERAREAAERLGEALRHHLMAKGAPPSAMIGPAPCYFSRLRGLYRWHILLRGPDPVAWLRDFPLPPEWRVDVDPLEVL, encoded by the coding sequence ATGAGCCTGGAGATCGCGGTGCTGGCCGCCGGCGCCGCCTACGCCGGCGGCGTTTTCCTGTATGAGGAGCCGGAGGGCCTGAACGGCCACCTCCGGCCCGGGCATCTGGTGCTGGTCCCTTTCGGTCGGGGCGAGCGGCCGGAGCCCGGTGTGGTGTGGCGCCGCCTCGCGGGGAAGCCCTCGGAAGGGCGCGGGCCGGATGAGGAGGAGCGAGGCGTCCGCCCCCGCCGGCGGGTGATCCGTTTGCTCGACGAGGAGCCGGTCCTGGATCCCATGCGCCTGGAGTGGGCGGCATGGCTCAGCCGGACCTACCTGGCCCCGCTGAGCGAATGCCTGCGCCTGATGATCCCCGCTGGCCTGATCCCCCGCCGGGAGCCCGTCTACGAGCGGTGTGCCCCGGAGGGCGCCCGCGGGGGGCTGGAGCACGCGGTGGCCGTCTCCTTCGCCGAGCAGGTCCTGCTGGCCGCCCTGGCGGAAGGCCCCCTCGCCCACAGCGAGGTCCACGCCATCCTGCGGGATTTCCCCCTGGCCGAGCGACAGCGGGCGCTGCGCCGCCTGCTGGAGCGCGGCTGGATCCGGCGGAGCTGGCGGATCCGAGAGGGCCGCCCCCCTACCCTTCGTATGATCCGGTTGAAGGAGGAGGGGATCCTGCAAGCGCTGCGGGAAGGAGGGATCCGGCTGGGGCGGCGGGGGGAGATCGTCGCGCGGCGCCGACGCCTGTTGGAGCGGCTGCAGGAGGCGGGCCGTCCGCTCCCGGCGGACTGGCTGCAAGCGGAAACCGGCTGCACGCCCGCGGACCTGCGCCAGCTGACCCGCTGGGGGATCATCGAGCCGGTGGAGCGGCCGATCTGGGAGGCCGCGGATCCCTATCCGGTGCCCGAGGAGCCGCCGCCCCTCACCTCGGATCAGGCCCTGGCCTGGCGGGCCATCGAGCGGGCGTTGAAGGTCGGCCGCTTCCATGCCTTCCTGCTCCACGGGATCACCGGCAGCGGCAAGACCGAGCTCTACCTCCAGGCCGTGGCGGAAACCCTCCGGCGGGGGAAGGGCGCCCTCATCCTGGTGCCGGAGCTGGCCCTCACCCCCCAAACCGCCCGTCGCTTCGAGGCGCGGTTTCCCGGTCAGGTGGCGGTATGGACCGGCGGGATGAGCCCGGCCCAGGAGCGAGCCATATGGGAGCGGATCCGACGCCGTCAGGCCCGCGTGGTGGTCGGGACCCGTTCCGCCCTCTTCGTGCCGGTGCCGGATTTGGGGCTGATCGTCATCGACGAAGCCCACGATCCGAGCTACAAGCAGGACCTGCGGCCCGAGATCCCTTACCGGATCCCGGCCTATCATGCAGTGGACGCGGCGATGGCTCTGGCCCGCGCCCTGGAGGCGGTGGTGATCTTGGGCACAGCCACCCCCAGCATCGAGCTGCGCTATCAGGCCGAGCACGGCCTCCTGGAGGAGCTGCGTCTCCCCCGCCGCTTCCTGGGCTATCGCCCGCGCCTGGCCGCCCAGGCCCGCCATTTCGGGGCCTCTCTGGAAGGCTTCGTTGAGACGGAGGCGGAGGCCCTGACCAGCGGCCTGCCGCCCGTTGAAGTGGTGGACATGCGCCAGGAACTGAAAGCGGGCAACACCGGGATCTTCAGCCGGGCCCTGGAGCGGGCGCTGGATCAGGTGTTGCGCCGGGGGCAGCAGGCCATCCTGTTCCTGAACCGCCGGGGGGCCGCGCCCTTCGTGTTCTGCCGGGATTGCGGGCACCTGATGCGGTGTTCCCAATGCGACCTCCCGCTGGCCGAACACCTCCATCCGACCCGATGGGTGTGCCACCACTGCGGGGCGGTGGAGCCGCCCGTGGCGCGCTGTCCGCACTGTGGCTCCCGGCGGCTGAAGGGCATGGGGATCGGCACCCAGGCCGTGGAGGAGGCGGTGCGGCGGCGCTGGCCGGCCGCCCGCGTCCTCCGCTGGGATCTGGACACGGCCCCCACCCGCGCCGCGCACGCCCTGATCTGGCGGCGCTTCGCCGACGGCGAGGCGGACGTCCTGATCGGCACCCAGGTCCTCACCAAAGGGCTGGATCTCCCCCTGGTGACCCTGGTCGGGGTGATCCTCGCCGATGTGGGGCTGGGGCTGCCCGATTTCCGGGCCGCGGAGCGGACTTTCCAACTGCTGATCCAGGTGGCCGGCCGGGCGGGACGGGGACTCTTCGGCGGGCGGGTGATCTTCCAGACCTATCGACCGGATCACCCGGCCGTCGCCGCGGCCGCCCGCTACGATCTCGATGGTTTCTACCGGGGCGAGGTGGCTTTCCGAAAAGCCCATGGATATCCGCCCTTCGCCCGTCTGGTCCGGCTGCTTTACTGGCACGCAGAGGCCGAGCGGGCCCGCGAGGCCGCTGAGCGGCTGGGGGAGGCGCTGCGGCATCATCTGATGGCCAAAGGGGCGCCGCCATCGGCTATGATCGGCCCGGCTCCGTGCTACTTCAGCCGCCTGCGGGGCCTTTACCGCTGGCATATCCTCCTGCGCGGGCCGGACCCGGTGGCCTGGCTGCGGGATTTCCCGTTGCCGCCGGAGTGGCGGGTCGATGTGGATCCCCTGGAGGTCTTGTAA
- a CDS encoding xanthine dehydrogenase family protein molybdopterin-binding subunit: MAIGISIPRIDAEGKVTGRTPYPGDLDLPGQLYLKVKWAGHAPARIRRIDTRRAEALPGVVAVFTAKDVPVNEYGLIYFDQPVICGPDSKPGADVVRYEGDVVALVAAESEKIAAQAVELIEVEYEDLPGVYDPEEALRPGAPQVHPDYPGNLLCHYRIRQGDVEAAFREAAVIVEGTYRTPFQEHAYLQPEAGVAYIDEEGRITVVTAGQWAHEDRHQIAHALGLPEDRVRVIYAAIGGAFGGREDMSVQILLALAAWKLGRPVKIIWSREESIIGHHKRHPVVARVRWAADREGYLLAVEADVIADVGAYAYTSTKVLGNITMSICGPYVVPNVRADIRGALTHNPPTGAMRGFGAPQALFIAEMQMNKLAEALGMDPVEIRLRNVWREGSRMPTGGIVPEGVSIAEVIEACARAAGWQRTERGWVRPATPSSSDPAKRYGWGFACGFKNIAYSFGFPEHCWARVELHGDAHIEKAIVYHAGADVGQGAHTVMVQMAAEALGLPPEKVELRASDTAFTESSGSSSASRMTFMAGNAIKGAAERAMAAWRNEERPAVGEFIYRPVRTFPFDPETGFSERPNVTYGYVAEAVLAEVDVETGQVRPVKVICADDVGRAIHPINLRGQIEGGVVQAIGYAITENFIVQQGRILTRHLSTYLIPGISDIPEETESLILEHPDPLGPWGVRGMAEMPFLPLAPALVAAVHDATGIWFDALPLTPDRVYAGLHPDRVPGRADRS; the protein is encoded by the coding sequence ATGGCCATCGGGATCTCAATCCCGCGGATCGATGCGGAGGGCAAGGTAACCGGCCGGACCCCCTATCCGGGGGATCTGGATCTGCCGGGGCAGCTCTACCTAAAGGTGAAGTGGGCCGGCCACGCGCCGGCGCGGATCCGGCGGATCGACACCCGCCGGGCCGAGGCGTTGCCGGGGGTGGTGGCGGTGTTCACGGCGAAGGACGTGCCGGTGAACGAATACGGCCTGATCTACTTCGATCAGCCGGTGATCTGCGGACCCGACAGCAAGCCCGGCGCCGATGTGGTCCGCTACGAGGGGGATGTGGTGGCCCTGGTGGCGGCGGAGAGCGAGAAGATCGCGGCGCAGGCGGTGGAGCTCATCGAGGTGGAATACGAAGACCTGCCGGGGGTTTATGACCCCGAGGAAGCGCTGCGCCCCGGCGCCCCCCAGGTCCATCCCGATTACCCGGGCAACCTCCTTTGCCATTACCGCATCCGGCAGGGCGATGTGGAGGCAGCCTTCCGGGAGGCAGCGGTGATCGTGGAGGGCACCTACCGCACGCCCTTCCAGGAACACGCCTACCTCCAGCCGGAGGCCGGGGTGGCCTATATCGACGAAGAAGGACGGATCACGGTGGTGACAGCCGGGCAGTGGGCCCATGAGGACCGCCATCAGATCGCCCACGCCCTGGGGCTGCCGGAGGATCGAGTGCGGGTGATCTACGCGGCCATCGGTGGGGCCTTCGGCGGCCGGGAGGACATGTCGGTGCAGATCCTCCTGGCCCTGGCCGCCTGGAAGCTGGGCCGCCCGGTGAAAATCATCTGGAGCCGGGAGGAGTCCATCATCGGCCACCACAAGCGCCATCCGGTGGTGGCCCGGGTGCGCTGGGCGGCGGACCGCGAGGGATATCTGCTGGCGGTGGAGGCGGACGTCATCGCCGATGTGGGGGCTTACGCTTACACCTCCACCAAGGTCCTGGGCAACATCACGATGTCCATCTGCGGGCCCTACGTGGTCCCCAACGTCCGAGCGGACATCCGGGGCGCGCTGACCCACAACCCCCCGACAGGGGCGATGCGGGGCTTCGGGGCACCCCAGGCCCTCTTCATCGCGGAGATGCAGATGAACAAGCTGGCCGAGGCCCTGGGGATGGATCCGGTGGAGATCCGCCTGCGCAACGTCTGGCGGGAGGGCTCCCGCATGCCCACCGGCGGGATCGTGCCGGAGGGGGTGAGCATCGCCGAGGTCATCGAGGCCTGCGCCCGGGCGGCCGGCTGGCAACGGACGGAGAGGGGCTGGGTCCGGCCGGCGACGCCTTCTTCGTCGGATCCGGCGAAGCGCTACGGCTGGGGATTCGCCTGCGGCTTCAAGAACATCGCTTACAGCTTCGGCTTCCCGGAGCACTGCTGGGCCCGGGTGGAGCTGCACGGGGACGCCCACATCGAGAAGGCCATCGTCTATCACGCCGGCGCCGACGTCGGTCAGGGGGCGCACACTGTCATGGTCCAGATGGCCGCCGAGGCCCTGGGATTGCCGCCGGAGAAGGTCGAGCTGCGCGCCTCCGATACCGCTTTCACGGAAAGCTCCGGCAGCTCCTCTGCCTCCCGCATGACCTTCATGGCCGGCAACGCCATCAAAGGGGCGGCGGAGCGGGCCATGGCCGCCTGGCGCAACGAGGAGCGCCCGGCCGTCGGGGAGTTCATCTACCGGCCGGTGCGCACCTTCCCCTTCGACCCTGAGACCGGCTTCTCCGAGCGCCCCAACGTGACCTACGGCTACGTCGCCGAGGCGGTCCTGGCGGAGGTGGACGTCGAGACCGGGCAGGTGCGGCCGGTGAAGGTGATCTGCGCCGACGATGTGGGGCGGGCGATCCACCCGATCAACCTTCGGGGCCAGATCGAGGGCGGGGTGGTCCAGGCCATCGGTTACGCCATCACGGAGAACTTCATCGTGCAGCAGGGGCGCATCCTCACCCGCCACCTCAGCACGTATCTGATCCCCGGGATCTCCGACATCCCGGAGGAGACCGAGAGCCTGATCCTGGAGCATCCCGACCCGCTGGGGCCGTGGGGCGTGCGGGGGATGGCGGAGATGCCCTTCCTGCCCCTCGCCCCCGCCCTGGTGGCCGCCGTTCACGACGCCACCGGCATCTGGTTCGATGCTCTCCCTTTGACCCCAGATCGGGTCTACGCCGGCCTGCACCCGGACCGGGTTCCCGGGCGGGCGGATCGCTCGTGA
- the mfd gene encoding transcription-repair coupling factor has product MALLSGLLLLLEDEPALQEARRALAAGRPAGIPLPRAAWPFWIAALLQEAPRPTLIVAGTAERAQRMAQDLALYLGPERIHLLPEPPVLPYERAPWPPEIRAERLTALAALAGLNGDPAPVSVASTRALRLRTLPPRLFHRLRRIIRTGQELPLEGFVRYLLEAGYEPVTMVTHPGQFARRGGILDLFPSTAPEPVRIEWEADRILSMRAFDPSTQRTLRPVEQVRIFPAREALPGYGPAAAARLATWEPAAEAAAEREALERERQALAQGAPFPTLEFYLPYFYGDATTPLAYLPEDGWVILLDETEIREAWEEIEEEARALRARGESAGFLPPDYPDPLVDRVQWESALRRRPALRITALPEEGGSPTLSFEAPPRFGGQIQRMIEDFARRLQLREAVVIVSRQAGRLAAVWADHAPGLREAAQTVSSLETPPLPQRIYFLSGALSSGFLFRSKDGRRLALLTDAELFGVLRPLPWRRRARRGPPPEWIRELREGDYVVHEDFGIGIFEGLVRLNLDGVEREYLVVRYAGNDRLYVPVDQADRVSRYVGPTDQPPEIHPLGGGEWAQARARARQAAAEVARELLELYARREVARGHAFSPDTPWQRELEASFPFIETEDQLRAIEEVKADMERPRPMDRLLCGDAGFGKTEVALRAAFKAVMDGKQVALLAPTTILAHQHYETFRARLAPFPVVVEVLTRLRSPREQAEILRQLREGEIDILIGTHRLLQPDVVFKDLGLVIIDEEQRFGVRHKEHFKRLRAEVDVLTLTATPIPRTLYLALSGLRDISLIQTPPEERLPVQVYVGPYDDRLVRSAIMRELDRGGQVFVVYNRVHGLEVWKERLQALVPGARFGMAHGQMPPRQLEKTMMAFTRGEIDVLVATDIISSGLDIPNANTMIVIRADLFGLAQLYQLRGRVGRSVLQGYAYFLYDPKVPLTAEARERLMAIYEIPGLGGGFQLAMRDLEVRGAGEILGTRQHGHIAAVGFDLYMKMLNRAIAELRAEQEGEPPPPAPEGVTLNLPWPIGLPEDYVPDPALRLQLYRRMAAIQTLEGVAEMARELEDRFGPLPEEARNLLQQLRLKILAARAGIERIHVEGRTLVLRPAPAGADGIARELGGWIADGALRIPRRPTWPQDLERALRRWAGLPEAAGSC; this is encoded by the coding sequence ATGGCGCTTTTAAGTGGTTTGCTCTTGCTGCTCGAAGACGAACCAGCCCTGCAGGAGGCCCGCCGCGCGCTGGCGGCGGGCCGTCCGGCGGGGATTCCCCTCCCCCGAGCGGCGTGGCCCTTCTGGATCGCGGCGCTGCTGCAGGAAGCGCCGCGGCCGACGCTGATCGTGGCGGGGACGGCGGAACGCGCCCAGCGGATGGCCCAGGACCTGGCCCTCTATCTGGGGCCGGAGCGCATCCATCTGCTGCCGGAGCCACCGGTCCTCCCCTATGAGCGCGCCCCATGGCCGCCCGAGATCCGCGCGGAGCGGCTGACGGCCCTGGCTGCCCTCGCCGGGTTGAACGGCGACCCCGCCCCGGTGAGCGTGGCCTCAACCCGCGCCCTGCGGCTCCGGACGCTGCCGCCCCGCCTGTTCCACCGCCTGCGCCGGATCATCCGGACCGGCCAAGAGCTGCCCCTGGAGGGCTTCGTCCGCTACCTACTGGAGGCCGGCTACGAGCCGGTCACCATGGTGACCCACCCTGGCCAGTTCGCCCGGCGCGGGGGGATCCTGGACCTCTTCCCCTCGACTGCGCCGGAGCCGGTGCGGATCGAATGGGAGGCCGATCGCATCCTCAGCATGCGCGCCTTCGATCCATCCACCCAGCGGACCTTGCGGCCGGTGGAGCAAGTGCGGATCTTCCCGGCCCGGGAGGCGCTGCCCGGCTACGGGCCCGCGGCGGCCGCCCGGCTGGCGACCTGGGAGCCGGCGGCCGAGGCCGCGGCGGAACGGGAAGCTCTGGAGCGGGAGCGCCAGGCCCTGGCCCAGGGCGCGCCCTTCCCGACCCTCGAGTTCTACCTCCCTTACTTTTATGGGGATGCGACCACCCCTCTCGCGTATCTGCCCGAGGACGGGTGGGTGATCCTCTTGGATGAGACGGAGATCCGGGAGGCGTGGGAGGAGATAGAAGAGGAAGCCCGGGCCCTGCGGGCCCGCGGGGAGAGCGCCGGGTTCCTCCCCCCTGATTATCCAGACCCCCTGGTGGATCGCGTGCAATGGGAGAGCGCCCTGCGCCGGCGCCCGGCCCTTCGGATCACCGCCCTGCCGGAGGAAGGAGGATCTCCAACGCTGTCCTTCGAGGCCCCACCGCGTTTCGGGGGGCAGATCCAGCGCATGATCGAGGATTTCGCCCGACGCTTGCAGCTCCGGGAGGCGGTGGTGATCGTGAGCCGGCAAGCGGGCCGCCTGGCGGCGGTATGGGCCGACCACGCCCCGGGCCTGCGGGAGGCCGCCCAGACCGTCTCCTCCCTGGAAACGCCCCCGCTCCCGCAGCGGATCTACTTCCTGAGCGGGGCGCTGAGCAGCGGCTTCCTCTTCCGCTCCAAAGACGGCCGCCGCCTCGCCCTGCTCACCGACGCGGAGCTCTTCGGGGTGCTCCGTCCCCTCCCCTGGCGCCGCCGCGCCCGACGGGGCCCGCCCCCCGAATGGATCCGGGAACTGCGGGAGGGCGACTACGTGGTCCACGAGGATTTCGGGATCGGGATCTTCGAGGGCCTGGTCCGCCTCAACCTGGATGGGGTGGAGCGGGAGTATCTGGTGGTGCGCTACGCGGGCAACGATCGGCTGTATGTGCCGGTGGATCAGGCGGACCGGGTCAGCCGGTATGTGGGGCCGACGGATCAGCCGCCCGAGATCCATCCCCTGGGGGGCGGGGAGTGGGCCCAGGCGCGGGCGCGGGCGCGGCAGGCGGCGGCCGAGGTGGCCCGCGAATTGCTGGAGCTTTACGCCCGGCGGGAGGTGGCCCGGGGCCACGCCTTCTCGCCGGACACGCCCTGGCAACGGGAGCTGGAGGCCTCCTTCCCCTTCATCGAGACGGAGGACCAGCTGCGGGCCATCGAGGAGGTCAAGGCGGACATGGAGCGGCCGCGGCCCATGGATCGCCTGCTCTGCGGGGACGCCGGCTTCGGGAAGACGGAGGTGGCCCTGCGGGCGGCCTTCAAGGCGGTGATGGACGGCAAGCAGGTGGCCCTGCTGGCGCCGACGACCATCCTGGCCCACCAGCACTACGAGACCTTCCGCGCCCGCCTGGCCCCCTTCCCGGTGGTGGTGGAGGTCCTCACCCGGCTGCGCTCGCCTCGGGAGCAGGCGGAGATCCTGCGCCAGCTCCGGGAGGGGGAGATCGACATCCTCATCGGCACCCATCGCCTGCTCCAGCCGGATGTGGTCTTCAAGGACCTGGGACTGGTGATCATCGATGAGGAGCAACGATTCGGCGTGCGGCATAAGGAGCACTTCAAGCGCTTGCGAGCGGAAGTGGACGTGCTCACCCTCACGGCCACGCCCATCCCCCGCACCCTCTATCTGGCCCTGAGCGGCCTGCGGGACATCAGCCTGATCCAGACGCCTCCCGAGGAGCGGCTGCCCGTCCAGGTCTACGTGGGGCCCTACGACGACCGGCTGGTGCGCTCCGCTATCATGCGGGAGCTGGACCGCGGAGGGCAGGTCTTCGTGGTTTACAACCGGGTGCACGGCCTGGAGGTCTGGAAGGAGCGGCTCCAGGCCCTGGTGCCGGGGGCCCGCTTCGGCATGGCCCACGGCCAGATGCCGCCCCGACAGCTGGAGAAAACCATGATGGCCTTCACGCGGGGGGAGATCGACGTGCTGGTGGCCACAGACATCATCAGCAGCGGCTTGGACATCCCCAACGCCAACACGATGATCGTGATCCGGGCGGACCTCTTCGGCCTGGCCCAGCTCTACCAGCTGCGCGGGCGGGTGGGCCGCAGCGTGCTGCAGGGCTATGCCTACTTCCTGTATGATCCGAAGGTCCCCCTCACCGCGGAGGCCCGAGAGCGCCTGATGGCCATCTATGAGATCCCCGGGCTGGGCGGCGGGTTCCAGCTGGCCATGCGGGACCTGGAGGTGCGGGGCGCAGGGGAGATCCTGGGCACCCGTCAGCATGGCCACATCGCCGCCGTCGGCTTCGATCTTTACATGAAGATGCTGAACCGGGCCATCGCCGAGCTGCGGGCGGAGCAGGAGGGCGAGCCGCCGCCGCCGGCCCCGGAGGGCGTGACCCTCAACCTCCCCTGGCCCATCGGCCTGCCGGAGGATTACGTCCCCGATCCCGCCCTGCGGCTGCAGCTCTACCGCCGCATGGCGGCGATCCAGACCCTGGAAGGCGTGGCGGAGATGGCCCGGGAACTGGAGGATCGATTCGGCCCCCTCCCGGAGGAAGCCCGCAACCTCCTTCAGCAACTGCGCCTCAAGATCCTGGCCGCCCGGGCAGGGATCGAGCGGATCCACGTGGAGGGGCGGACCCTGGTCCTGCGGCCGGCCCCGGCCGGGGCCGATGGGATCGCGCGGGAGCTGGGCGGCTGGATCGCCGACGGCGCCCTCCGGATCCCCCGCCGCCCCACCTGGCCCCAGGATCTGGAACGAGCTCTCCGACGCTGGGCTGGACTGCCTGAAGCTGCCGGGAGCTGCTGA
- the lipB gene encoding lipoyl(octanoyl) transferase LipB: MERGWWSVLGTVPYEAAWALQRALAEARAARAIPDTLLLLEHPHVFTLGRSARPEHVLWDEAERARRGVALVVTDRGGDVTYHGPGQVVGYLILDLHARGLDKVAFVRRIEQMLIETLARFGIAAGTLPGAPGVWVQPDAMSRCAWCPPALRRAPAKIAAIGARVDARGITTHGFALNVCPDLTYFTGIIPCGIADKGVVSMAMFLGEPEDETARSRLMASVQEELARRFGEVFALEPEHVDPARLWSLAGLSAEPPRNEKFIWASKL, from the coding sequence ATGGAACGCGGATGGTGGTCGGTCCTCGGAACCGTTCCGTATGAGGCGGCGTGGGCGCTGCAGCGGGCCCTGGCGGAGGCCCGGGCCGCCCGAGCGATCCCGGACACCCTGCTTTTGCTGGAGCATCCCCACGTGTTCACCCTGGGGCGCTCCGCCCGGCCCGAGCACGTCCTGTGGGATGAGGCGGAGCGCGCTCGCCGGGGCGTCGCCCTGGTCGTCACCGATCGAGGAGGGGACGTCACCTACCACGGCCCCGGCCAGGTAGTGGGCTATCTGATCCTGGACCTTCACGCCCGGGGCCTGGACAAAGTGGCCTTCGTCCGGCGGATTGAGCAGATGCTGATCGAGACCCTGGCCCGCTTCGGGATCGCCGCCGGGACCCTTCCGGGAGCGCCCGGGGTGTGGGTACAGCCGGACGCCATGAGCCGGTGCGCCTGGTGTCCACCCGCCCTGCGACGGGCTCCGGCCAAGATTGCTGCCATCGGGGCCCGGGTGGACGCCCGGGGCATCACCACCCATGGCTTCGCCCTGAACGTGTGCCCGGACCTTACGTATTTCACGGGGATCATCCCATGTGGGATCGCGGACAAAGGGGTGGTCTCCATGGCCATGTTCCTGGGAGAGCCAGAGGACGAGACGGCCCGGTCCCGGCTGATGGCTTCGGTCCAGGAGGAGCTCGCCCGGCGGTTCGGAGAGGTCTTCGCCCTCGAACCGGAGCACGTGGACCCGGCCCGGCTCTGGTCCCTCGCCGGTCTATCCGCAGAACCACCTCGCAACGAAAAATTCATTTGGGCATCCAAGTTGTAG